One bacterium genomic window, GGTTCCGAAATTCCAGGTAGCATCGCGCTCGTTAATGAAAGTGTCCATATCGATGTAGATAGTGTCGCAGCCCTGGTCGCTGCAAATGACGACAAACGGATGATTGAGATTCTCGGAATCGCTGGAGACGACCTCGGTACGAAGGGAGAGATTGTCCTGGTCGAGCAGGAGGCCGTAATTCATGTGGGTGCCATCGGCCCAGGCAGTGACCAGAGCGGTGACGTCGATCATTTCCCAGCCGACGGCATCGGCGACAAAAGTCGCTTCAACGGCCGGTGAGAATGCGGCGCCAAAGTTGTTCCAGGTGACGGTCATTTCATCCCAGGGGCCGGTGATACGATGGATCCGGACTTCCTGTGAGGAAGGAGAAATGACATAGAGGTGAAGGGTGGCGGACGTAATTCCGCTGACGGCGGTGGCAAGACCGAGTGTCGCGCGCTCGGAGCCATTCGCGGTCTGGCTGTTCAGATCGGAAGAGAGCGGTGAGTTGGGCTCCTGAGAGCAGCCAACAACCACCAGTGCAATCATCGCGACCAGCAGCAGCATTTTGGACAGTTTGAACATGAAGATGTTCCTCCGTTGTGCCGGTCGGTGACCGGCCAGATTCGGGTTTTGATTTGGCTTGAGGACTTGGGTCAGGCCGCGACAGTTTCTGCCGACAGTCTCAAGTGTTAGGATTCACTATTATCCAAGTAATGTGTAGAGAGAGCGGCGACTTGGTCACCGTACTCATCCGCAATATACACGAGAATCGGATTCTGTCAATCACCAAAACATGGATTGTTGCTATCTTCGATTGAATGGCAATCGAATTGCGCAAAATAAGGACAGTTATTCTCTTTTATCCTTATCGGTTGGCGGAGCGAGAGGAGAGCTGTATACTGTCGGAGCGCCGATTCAGGGGAAATGACTGGCGGTATGGTTGTCTTGAGTCATACGAGAAGGAGTAAGAGATATGCCCAATCAATTGCGGCCGTTGGGGCGCTCAGGAATATCTGTCGCCCCGCTGGCGTTTGGCGGCAATGTATTCGGCTGGACGGCGGATGAAGCGACCTCTTATCGATTGCTGGATCAGTTTGTTGATGCCGGTTTTACGCTGATCGACACGGCCGACGTGTATTCCAATTGGTATCCGGGAAATGTCGGCGGCGAGTCAGAGACGATCATCGGGAAGTGGATGAAAGCGCGGAATAACCGGAGCAAGGTAATTGTGGCGACGAAAGTCGGACACCACATGTCTGAGACTGATCGAGGATTGAAGCGGGGCTATATCTTGCAGGCGGTGGAGCGGTCTCTTGCTCGCTTGCAGACGGACTATATAGATATCTATCAGACGCATAAAGATGATCCGGAGACTCCAGTTGAAGAGACTCTGGGGGCGTATGATCTACTGGTTCGTCAGGGAAAAGTGCGCGTGATCGGGGCATCGAATCTCTCGCGCGAGCGGATGGCGGCATCGCTGGAGGCAAGTATGCGGCTCTCTCTCCCCCGCTATGAGACGGTTCAGCCCCGTTACAACATGTATGACAGACTGGATTTCGAGCAGAACCTTCAAGAGTATTGCATCGAGAATAAGCTGGGGGTTATCCCCTACTTTTCTCTGGCGAGTGGTTTCTTGACCGGCAAGTACAAATCCGAAGCCGACCTTTCGACCAGTTCCCGCCAATTGAGAATCAAGGATTATTTGAACGAACGGGGGTACCGAATAGTTGATGCCCTGAGAATGGTGGCGGAAGAAACGGCGACTTCTCCTTCGCAGGTTGCGATCGCCTGGCTCAATTCTCAGCCAGGGATCACTGCGCCGATCGCGAGCGCAACAAACCACCAACAAATGAGTGATCTTCTTGCGGGGGCCCGGCTGGAATTATCAGCCGAGCATCTGGATCTTCTCACTCGAGCCAGCGACTCTTAGGCCCGCTCAGGGGCAGGCAGGCAAGGTCGGGCGAGGCGTAAAGGTCAGATAAGATATCAGAAGTGACAGATCGCTCAGATCGATGCTATCGATACCGTTGATATTGGCGGCATCCACGCAAGGCAGAGCTGGCCTTGGTACGACGCTCAGGTAAGCGATCAGGGTCGAGAGATCAGAGAGATCAATTGTCCCAGAGCTGGTGACATTGCCGCGAGTTCCACTGCAACAACTGACTGAGCAGTTGGTGGCGCCAAAAGTCGGGCCGCTGACGGCAAACGCACCGGTAGCATCGGGGCAACGGGCCATGCTCGAGTCTGTCACCTGGGCTCCAAACACGACGGAATCAATCAAAATCAACGCAGAGTCGGAAAGAACGACTGCCTCCCCTGATTTGGAGAGGGCGAAGTTGGCATGGAGTCCGGCCTGCGTGACATCCTCATCGGCCCAGATCGTCATGTAGCTGAAGGGAGCAATGGCGGTATCAGGGAAAGTCCATTTGCCGAAATTCGTCAGTTTGTCGGAAAGGTGACAGCCGACCAGAGAGATCGGGGCGGCGGTTGGATTGTACAGCTCTATCCAATCCTCGAACTCGCCATCCTGGTCAGCCAGAGTGGAGAGGTTGTCGGCCATAAACTCATTGATCTTGACGGCGGAGACGGTTGGCGTCGTCACGATCAGGACTGAATCCTCGAATTCAGCGCGCGGCGGCATGAAGGTCGCGGAAGTGGCATTCTCGGCGTAAATATAGTAGTGGATGTCTGATGTCCCGGCGATCACGGAAGCACCAAAGATGCCATCGGAGGCCAAACCATCGTTGTGAGCGCCATCATCAAACATGGCAACCACGGTAAAGGGTGAAATCAGGTCATCACGATACTTCAAGGCAACCGAAGTGGCATTGCTGACGGACGCTGCGACCCAGGCGGTGGTACCGGCGGCGAGAGGGGTATTGGTATGGGTCACCTGAGAGATGACCGGAGCAGGTGCCGAGAAAAGTGGCTGACTGTTGAGATGATTGAGCCGCCCTGCCATCAGTTGCACGATTCCAGGGGTGGCGCCGACCGCGGACGTGATGTTGTTCAGAAAATTGGCATAGGTGGAGAACTTGTTCGGATCTGCCTGAACATGGGAATTGATGATGGCCTGAAGTTCGAGAGCACGAGTCCGATACCAGTCTGAGGCTATCATCTCAGACATGATCGTTTTCATGTGAGCGACATATCGCTTTTTATAGGTAGAGTTGGACAGGATCTTCTCGATGATAGGATAATCGTCGTTGGTTTCGTTCAGATACGGATTCAGATTCTGCATCTGGGTAACAGACAGAGGCCCGCCACCAATGATCTGACTGAATCCTCCCATATTCATATTGAGGTCCCAGATGATCGGATTGAATCGCTTGGAGGCATCGCGATAAAGATAGTAGTTGTGGGCGAAATTGATCGGCCCGTCGAGATTAACAAACAGGTTGTCGTAGGCAAGCATCCAGAGATGCCGGTCGACATCAAGTACTCTTTCAATTTCTTCCGTAAAATTGTTCAGGGTATCAAAGAAATCTATCAATTCGGACCATCCTTCATTGGACTCAATCTCGAATCGATCCATATAAGTGGTTGAGTCTTCTCCCTCGTATGTCCAGATTGGATAAACGGTCTGTGGGCCGCCAGCGACTTCGCCCTTAAACCTGACACCGGCATCCTCGTAGAAATGGGTGCGCATGAAAAGCTTGTCGACATCCTGCACGCTGACATACAAGCCCATCAAGGTACCATTGACGTAGACATTGCAGTAGTTCGCCCGGGAGGCGGGCATGTAATTGCGGGCGATCTCGTACGTGAGGACCTCACGCACGAAACTCGGATCAAACCAGACGTTGGCCAATTTGAGGGTACCATAGCCCTGGATCGTCTGGTTATTTATGATGTGGTCAAGTTTGATATTGAACGGATTTTTGGTGCGGTTGGGGTTGTACGTGCTGAAACCTTTGTAGCGTACACCAACGCTGTCGTACTGGACGCCATCGATAGTGACAGTGCCAATGAGCCGTTCCTCGCCTATCGCGTAGAGGCTGTCCAGTATGTGGTCCCAATTGGACTGAGTGAAAGTTATCTGAATGGTACGGACGGAATCAATGTCGTAAAAGTCCTGGCTGGTTGCAGGCAGAGCGAAGCCGAGAAGTAACAGTCCGGCCAAAATCAGTTTCCGCATGGCAAGCTCCGTTGAGGTAGCAAAGGTTGAGAGTACGGCTCTTGGGGTCATCGCAGTAATATAGATGGCTAACGGCCAAAAAGCGTGCGGAAAAGAATCGTCACCAATTGTTTCGGCATTCGCGCCAAAAAGGATGACCGGGTCGGAGGCCGACCCTGCCGCAAAGCGGGATGGCTCGCGCTCAGATCTTTCTCAGATCTTTTCCATATCCGACATAGGCTTTAAGCGCTGTATGGAACTCGCTCCATCCTTCGCACATCATAAACGCGTTGCGAAGGTGTTTGGTGGCGTAGCCGGAGTCATGGACGCGAAAAATCGTCTTGTTGCCCTTCCTGACAAACTCAAACCGGATAGTGAGGAGGTATTTTTCATCCGGGCCTGGGGCCAGGAAGATAATCTCCTTTTCGCGGACAAACTTGACCGGGATGAAAGTCCAGCTTCCATACTCCTTCCATGTCCAGGTTACCGGTTCCAGAGCGGGACCAAACTCGCCCAAGAAGTCATCGATGAAGTGCTTTTTGAGATGTTTCCCTTGGGTGGCAGCTTCCCAGACCTTTTTGAGGGGGGCACGAAAGACATTGGAAGTCGTATAGCCCAGTTTCCCTTTGCCGACTGGCAGCTTCTTAGAACGAGGAGTAGCCATGAGTCATATCTCCTTCTCTCAAGTTGACCGTGGTGTCCCCACTATATGGACATGGACTACTTCTGTCAATTATTAGTCAGTGATTCAGCATCAAAAGTGAGGTTATAGATTCCAGATCCGCTGGATGACCGGTTCGCCGTATTCGGCACCGCCGGTATGGACAGTCAGATTGGGGGCGGGTGAGAAGGAAGCTGTCCAGTGGCTATGGCCACACAGGACTGTGATGCGGGTCTGCGGGGAGGCGATGGCAGTCCGGAGCAACATCTCCCCCATTTTCCGGCTGGAGAAAAAAGGCTGGTAGTTGTCGCCGGAGATATGGCCACTGTAGAGGGAGGCTTCGCGAAAAGGCGGGACGTGCGTTGCTATCAGCAGATGAGAAAAGTTGGGGAGCGCCTCAGCAACCTGTGTCTCGAGATAATTGGTCGCCTCGGCCGAGAGCCGCTGCATGACAGTCAGCCAGTGGCGCCGGACCTCAGGATCGAGACGCGGGATAGTCTGGTCAGGGCGGCGGAAGTCGCGGATCAGCAGGAAGTCGTTCAGCAGGACCGGAGATCTTTCGTAGTCGCCATTGCGGCCATCGGGCCAGCCGTCATGACCGATCAGGCAGGTAGAATCTGATAATGGGATGATCCCGGATTGGGTCAGGTAGGTCAGTCGGGAGTTTTCCTGATTGAGGTGGCGCATCTGCTCGCGAACAGCTCCAATCGACCCGCGATAGAAATCGTGATTACCGAGGACGAAATAGATGGGGCACTGGAGATGGGCGGCAAGTGCACGAAGATAGCTTTCGAGAGAGTCAGCCTCGCCAATGTCACCCGTAATGACCAGGGCATCGGGCCGGTTTTCCGTCAACGTGGAGTAGAACGAGGCCAGTGCCGCATCAGAGAGAAAATTGAGGTGAATATCCGTCAGCCAAGTCAGTCTCATGAGCAGGTAGTTACAAAGCAGGAGGTTTCAACACAATCAAAAACACACAAGAGCCAAAAAGGTGCAGGGAAGCCTATCATTGACAAAAACGTCCTATTTGCTATATTGAAGGCATGAAACTCGCGCCCCCTTCCCTACCATGATGCCATCATGATCCGATTGCACATATCCCTTTACAGACAGGCAAAATTGAGCGAGGCAGGCGACCGCGCTCATGGTGCTGAACACAGGAGAGTTATCTGATGAAGAAATTCTGGATCGTCGTCGCGGTGCTGTTGCTGGCAGCGGCCAATGCCACTTCAGCCGATCTGTACAAAGTCACAGCCTCATCACCGCTGGACCATCAGCGGGTAGCGGCACTCGGCGGAGAACCGGTGGTTCGTCTGCTGGATGGTTACCTTGTGTTGATAGAACCATCCTCATCTGCAAACCTGGTCGAGAGTGGTCTGGAGTTTCGGCTGGTTGCCAACAATATCGAACGAGCAGATCTGGCGCTGGATAATCGGAAGGATCGCGCCAATGCGAGCAAGTATCGATTGCTATTCGAGGAGTCCGGTTTACGGCTCTACGATGTCGATCGGCTGATTATCGCCAGTCAGGCAGAAACGGGAGTGCCGGACCTTCGTCCGCTCCCCGAATCTTCCGTAAGTCTCCGAGTTGAGGAGACGACATTGCGCGCTGAAGAGATGCTGGCAGAGGTGGCGATCGCCGGTGCACCATTGGATTCCCTGATTGGATTGATTTCGCAGGATTCGCTGCAGGCCAACTTGCTGACACTTCAGGCATTTGGGACACGTGTGGCCGGAACAGCTCCGAATATCACTTCGCGCAATTGGATCCGGGACAAATTAATCAGCTATGGATATACCAGCGTGGTTTATGACAGTTTCACGGCCTCTGTCTCAGGCGGGACGAAGATGTGCTACAACGTGCTGGCCACGCAAACCGGGACAGTCCATCCCAATCACTTTGTGATCGTCGGGGCACACCGCGACGCGGTTACTGGTTCGCCGGGGGCCGATGACAATGGTTCGGGGACAATCGCGGTGCTGGAGATCGCCCGCGTGCTTAAGAATATTCCGACCGAACTGACAATGATCTATGCTCTATACGACGCGGAAGAATACGGGTTGTACGGATCAGCACACCATGCGGCAGAGCTAAACGCACGCGGGGACTCCCTCGTGTACATGCTGAATATGGATATGATCGCGCACTTCCAAAATACCGCAGACGCAAATTTGTATCATGGTTCCAATACTGAGTTTTCGTCGCTCTGGATCACCTTAGCAGATTCCTTGGTTGGGATCACGGGACATCTGGCGGGAAGCTCTTCCGGGTCGGATCACTATCCATATTCTCAATATGGTTATCCGGTTACGTTCGCCGCGGAGTACATCTTCTCAACGGTATATCATTCGGTTCGCGACTCATCGAGCTACATGAACTTCCCTTACATGACAAAGTTGGTAAAAGGATGTTTGGCGACCGGGTATACGGTTGCACAAACGGCCGGACCCCGCCCGTCGTTGGCGATGGAACTTTCGTCCGCGGCACCGATCATGGTGCAACCGGACGGATCAACGTCGTTCAACGTAACGATAACCTCGGCATATGACGGGACAGTGGTACCGGGGTCGGCGCGCCTGCACTACGCGCTTGATGGTGCGGCGTTTGTTGACGTTCCGTTAACACTCGTCGGCGGCAATGTATATACGGCAGTATTCCCCGAACTGACGTGCGGAAGCGACCTGCAATATTATCTGTCGGTGGACGAAGTGGTCTCCGGGACATTCAGTTTCCCGGATCTCGCACATCCGTATCAGGCGGTTGTGGGAACCTCGATGACGGTGGCGTTCGAAGATAATTTTGAGACGAACAAAGGATGGACAGTGACCGGAAATGCGGTAGACGGCCAGTGGAGCCGAGGAGTTCCGGTCGGGTTGGGCGAGCGCGGAGATCCTCGCTATGACTATGATGGTTCCGGCAGTTGTTTCCTTACAGATAATGTTTACGGAAACTCTGATGTAGACGACGGGACGACTTACCTAATATCGCCGACCCTTGATCTCTCTGCAGGAAACGCGCAGGTCAGTTATGCGGTCTGGTTCTCCAATAACTTTGGCGCGGCTCCATACGAAGATGTATTCAAGGTATGGATCTCCGAAGACAACGGGTCAGTCTGGAATCAGGCAGATGCGGTCGGACCGGTGACGGACGCCGGTGGTGGCTGGTATGTCCGGACATTCTGGGTGGGCGATTGGGTGACGCCGAGCAGTCAGGTCAGGTTGCGTTTTGAGGCGGCCGATCTTGGGTCAGGTTCGGTGGTTGAGGCGGCGGTAGACGCGATAGCAGTGAGACGGTTCGACTGCGCTCCTCCCTCATGCTGTACCGGTGCGACTGGGAATGTGAACTTGAGCGCGTTGGACAATCCGGATCTTTCGGATCTGGCGATGTTGATCAGTTACTTGACGTTGACCGAGCGACCGGAACTCCCCTGCGCCGATGAGGCAAACGTGAATCAGATCGGCCCATTGACGCCAGATCTGTCAGATTTGTCATTGATGATCGCCTATCTGACGCAGACTCCGCGCCCGGAACTTCCGGCCTGCCCATAATTCAGGCGATTGAATAGAATGAAGACGGGGATGGCATGTGCTGTCCCCGCATTTCTGGAGAATAAGTAGCCTCACGGAGTCCTGTTTTATCAAGAAAACTACTTGGCAGGAACCGAGTTAGCGTGTATCTTGTTATGACGACGAAGTAAATCCCGCTCGCCTACCCTCACTGGGCGCGTACACCAGACAGAAGGAATGTAGAAATGGTCACACTGAGATTGGACCTTCCCGGTGCTGTTCCGGCAGGTCTTCGCGCGCTTCTCACCATCACACTATTATGCATGGTCGGAGTTATCCTGTTGATATCCAGCGATGTTGCCGCGCAGGATGTCGGCTCCACAGGCGCCACCCAAATGCCGGAGAACGGCGAATGGTGCGGGACGCAGAAATTGTGGGAGCTCAAGAGTGTGGCGAATACTAATGAAGCGGCGGCCTGTATCGGTAATGGACCGTGCGATATTGCCGGGACGCGCAATGCGTTCATTCCGGAGCCGGACCAGTCAATGACCATCATTCGCTTGATGTTTCATATAATTACGCTGGATGACGGAAGTAACCCATCCACTACCCCGAGCATGATAGCACAACAGGTGGCGAACCTGAATGCGGATTACGCGCCGCTGCGCGTTTCGTTCGAATACGATTATCGGACGCATGCATCGACGGCTTACCGCTCGCTGAACGGGGGCGAATTCGATCTGATGAAGGAAGCATACGCGATCATGCCGGATTCTCAGATGAACGTCTTTGTTTCGTACGTGGAAGAATCATATTCGTACGGCACGTTTCCCTGGGACGGGGACGCCTTGACCGCCCGTGGCGGCATTGTTATGACGACCGGGCACTTTAGTTCGGTACAGTCGACACTGGCGCATGAAGTCGGACATTGCCTTGGGCTCTGGCACACGCACCACGGGGTCAGCGAAGTCAATCAGTGCAGTGATTGTTATGAAAAAGCAGCAAGCGGCGACGGAGACGTGACCGGAGATTTCTGCGAAGATACCGAACCGACTCCGTTGAGTTACGCGTGCGGCGGCCCGGGCGGGTCCGATCCGTGTAACGGTCAGCCTTGGGGGGCAACCGATCCGCAGAATTACATGGGATATGCGGGCGAGGGCTGCTGGAGCGAATTCTCCCCTCAGCAAAGAGGCAGAATGCATTGCTGGATCAATGATCGCCTGCTCGGCTGGTCATCGGGGGTCAGATTCAATTATTCAAACACGCTGGGCGAAGCGCCCTTGACTGTTGACTTTGAAGGTATCACCGCCAAGACGGTGAATGACTGGAATTGGACGTTTGGGGACGGGCAGTCGTCGACTGAGCAGTCGCCGAGCCACATGTATAATAATCCGGGACAGTATGATGTTCGTTTGACGATTGACGCGGTCGAGGGGACGTATGAAGCGATCCGTCGCGAGTTAGTCTGGGCCCACAAGGATACCCTAAAGGTGGCGACAGTGAGCACTGTTCCCGGGACCTCTCAGCGCATCGATATCTACGCACACAACTATTTGCCGGTACAGGAATTGTTGCTGCCAGTAAGCTGGGATGGCCCGGCGACGGTGACCTTTGATTCCGTCTCAACCGCGGGACTTCGGACAGCCTATATGGCAGTGCAGGACTATGCGCACTATGATGATTACAGCAAGCGGATCACCTATCGACTGGCAATCTCGCCGTCGGGGATGCAGTCGCCACTGGCGGCCGGGACTGGTCCGGTGTTGTCTGTGTACCTGACTGCTGCTCCGGGGACAGTGGTTGATAATCCGGTTTCGCTGATCAGCTACTCAACCGCGTTTCAGAGCTACGCGCCGACGTTTACCGTTTTGCCGGGCAACTATGGTCCGACGACCGTAGCCGGAAAACTGAAGGCGTGTCTGGCGGGCGATGTTAATAATGACGGAATCGGTCCAGACGTTACAGACCTGTCATTCCTGATCGGATTCCTCACCGGAAGCGTGCCGCAGTTGCCGAATCCGGCAACCGCAAACGTAAACGGCACGGGGCCGGTTGATATTTCAGATCTTTCATATTTCATTCTTTTCATGGTAGGCGGTGGGGCTGCGCCGGTCTGCCCTTGACCCTTGTTGAGCCAGGATTGTCGGAGAGACGATGAGTCGGTCTTCGCTTGATTGGTTAAAGAGATTGAACATACAGGGACCGGTTCTGCTTGATGGCGGAACTGGTTCTTTGTTATGGGAGCGGAAAGGGAAGGCAGGTGGGAATGCCGGAGCTCCCTCTTCCCTGTTCAACCTGACTGATCCGGGGATCGTGGAAACGGTCCATCGAGAGTTTGTGGCCGCGTCGTCTCAAGTACTGGTGACTAACAGCTTTGGAGCGGTATCGCGATACTTACAGCAATTTGGGATGGCGGGTCGTCAGGAGGAGATCAACGTTGCAGCGGTAACTTTGGCCAGGCGTGGCGCGAGTGGGGCGCTCTCGGAGGTCCTCATCGCGGGATCAATAGGGCCATTGCCGCCGGACCTTCCGGACGACGAGGTCCGGTCGCTCTTTTCGGAGCAGGCGCGGACCTTAATTCAGGCCGGTGTCGACCTGTTGCTGTGCGAGACGATGATGTCGGGAAGGCAGGCGGCAGAAGCGGCGAAAGCGGTAAAACGAGTGATGGCGGAACTTGATCGAGCGATGCCACTGGTAGTATCGATGGTTCCCCCACCAGACAGAAAGCCTCCGGATGATTGGGCCGCCGTAAGTGAACTGCTGACTGCCGGTGAAATTGACCTGTTTGGGTTGAATTGCGGAGAGGGCCCGGATGCGATCTGGAGAGTTCTGGACAGACTGGATAAAGAGAAATTTGGTCCCTATTGGATCAAGGCAAGCGCCGGTCTACCCCGAGTTATGGATGGGAAATTGGTCTACCCTATTAGCCCAGAGCAGTTCGCAGGAGAAGTTGCTGAGATAGTGAAATCTTTTCCGGTTGTCGCGGTGGGTGGTTGTTGCGGCGCGTCGCCGCAGCACATTCATTCTCTGGGCGCAGTTCTTCATCGCACGACAAGGGTTGAAGTGTGAAAAGCATGACACATCAATTTCTTGCCGAAGACGCGACAAGTAAACGAATTGTGGTGCACGGTCGTCTTGTGAGTGATATGCCAAAAAGTCTGGTCCCAATACAGAATATGTTTCGCCAAAGCAGTGCTCTCCTCTGGATACTTCTCCTGCTTGTCTGGCCAATGAGCTCAGGAGTGGCAAACAGTGGCAAAGGGTATATCCCGGGCAGATTTATCGTCAAATTCAATTCCGATATTGCGGCCGGACAGGTTCGTCAGGCGTTGTCCGCTACCATGTCGATGGAGCCGCTGTATCCGA contains:
- a CDS encoding aldo/keto reductase → MPNQLRPLGRSGISVAPLAFGGNVFGWTADEATSYRLLDQFVDAGFTLIDTADVYSNWYPGNVGGESETIIGKWMKARNNRSKVIVATKVGHHMSETDRGLKRGYILQAVERSLARLQTDYIDIYQTHKDDPETPVEETLGAYDLLVRQGKVRVIGASNLSRERMAASLEASMRLSLPRYETVQPRYNMYDRLDFEQNLQEYCIENKLGVIPYFSLASGFLTGKYKSEADLSTSSRQLRIKDYLNERGYRIVDALRMVAEETATSPSQVAIAWLNSQPGITAPIASATNHQQMSDLLAGARLELSAEHLDLLTRASDS
- a CDS encoding CotH kinase family protein, whose translation is MRKLILAGLLLLGFALPATSQDFYDIDSVRTIQITFTQSNWDHILDSLYAIGEERLIGTVTIDGVQYDSVGVRYKGFSTYNPNRTKNPFNIKLDHIINNQTIQGYGTLKLANVWFDPSFVREVLTYEIARNYMPASRANYCNVYVNGTLMGLYVSVQDVDKLFMRTHFYEDAGVRFKGEVAGGPQTVYPIWTYEGEDSTTYMDRFEIESNEGWSELIDFFDTLNNFTEEIERVLDVDRHLWMLAYDNLFVNLDGPINFAHNYYLYRDASKRFNPIIWDLNMNMGGFSQIIGGGPLSVTQMQNLNPYLNETNDDYPIIEKILSNSTYKKRYVAHMKTIMSEMIASDWYRTRALELQAIINSHVQADPNKFSTYANFLNNITSAVGATPGIVQLMAGRLNHLNSQPLFSAPAPVISQVTHTNTPLAAGTTAWVAASVSNATSVALKYRDDLISPFTVVAMFDDGAHNDGLASDGIFGASVIAGTSDIHYYIYAENATSATFMPPRAEFEDSVLIVTTPTVSAVKINEFMADNLSTLADQDGEFEDWIELYNPTAAPISLVGCHLSDKLTNFGKWTFPDTAIAPFSYMTIWADEDVTQAGLHANFALSKSGEAVVLSDSALILIDSVVFGAQVTDSSMARCPDATGAFAVSGPTFGATNCSVSCCSGTRGNVTSSGTIDLSDLSTLIAYLSVVPRPALPCVDAANINGIDSIDLSDLSLLISYLTFTPRPTLPACP
- a CDS encoding SRPBCC domain-containing protein, with amino-acid sequence MATPRSKKLPVGKGKLGYTTSNVFRAPLKKVWEAATQGKHLKKHFIDDFLGEFGPALEPVTWTWKEYGSWTFIPVKFVREKEIIFLAPGPDEKYLLTIRFEFVRKGNKTIFRVHDSGYATKHLRNAFMMCEGWSEFHTALKAYVGYGKDLRKI
- a CDS encoding metallophosphoesterase; translation: MRLTWLTDIHLNFLSDAALASFYSTLTENRPDALVITGDIGEADSLESYLRALAAHLQCPIYFVLGNHDFYRGSIGAVREQMRHLNQENSRLTYLTQSGIIPLSDSTCLIGHDGWPDGRNGDYERSPVLLNDFLLIRDFRRPDQTIPRLDPEVRRHWLTVMQRLSAEATNYLETQVAEALPNFSHLLIATHVPPFREASLYSGHISGDNYQPFFSSRKMGEMLLRTAIASPQTRITVLCGHSHWTASFSPAPNLTVHTGGAEYGEPVIQRIWNL
- a CDS encoding Zn-dependent exopeptidase M28 produces the protein MKKFWIVVAVLLLAAANATSADLYKVTASSPLDHQRVAALGGEPVVRLLDGYLVLIEPSSSANLVESGLEFRLVANNIERADLALDNRKDRANASKYRLLFEESGLRLYDVDRLIIASQAETGVPDLRPLPESSVSLRVEETTLRAEEMLAEVAIAGAPLDSLIGLISQDSLQANLLTLQAFGTRVAGTAPNITSRNWIRDKLISYGYTSVVYDSFTASVSGGTKMCYNVLATQTGTVHPNHFVIVGAHRDAVTGSPGADDNGSGTIAVLEIARVLKNIPTELTMIYALYDAEEYGLYGSAHHAAELNARGDSLVYMLNMDMIAHFQNTADANLYHGSNTEFSSLWITLADSLVGITGHLAGSSSGSDHYPYSQYGYPVTFAAEYIFSTVYHSVRDSSSYMNFPYMTKLVKGCLATGYTVAQTAGPRPSLAMELSSAAPIMVQPDGSTSFNVTITSAYDGTVVPGSARLHYALDGAAFVDVPLTLVGGNVYTAVFPELTCGSDLQYYLSVDEVVSGTFSFPDLAHPYQAVVGTSMTVAFEDNFETNKGWTVTGNAVDGQWSRGVPVGLGERGDPRYDYDGSGSCFLTDNVYGNSDVDDGTTYLISPTLDLSAGNAQVSYAVWFSNNFGAAPYEDVFKVWISEDNGSVWNQADAVGPVTDAGGGWYVRTFWVGDWVTPSSQVRLRFEAADLGSGSVVEAAVDAIAVRRFDCAPPSCCTGATGNVNLSALDNPDLSDLAMLISYLTLTERPELPCADEANVNQIGPLTPDLSDLSLMIAYLTQTPRPELPACP
- a CDS encoding PKD domain-containing protein; its protein translation is MVTLRLDLPGAVPAGLRALLTITLLCMVGVILLISSDVAAQDVGSTGATQMPENGEWCGTQKLWELKSVANTNEAAACIGNGPCDIAGTRNAFIPEPDQSMTIIRLMFHIITLDDGSNPSTTPSMIAQQVANLNADYAPLRVSFEYDYRTHASTAYRSLNGGEFDLMKEAYAIMPDSQMNVFVSYVEESYSYGTFPWDGDALTARGGIVMTTGHFSSVQSTLAHEVGHCLGLWHTHHGVSEVNQCSDCYEKAASGDGDVTGDFCEDTEPTPLSYACGGPGGSDPCNGQPWGATDPQNYMGYAGEGCWSEFSPQQRGRMHCWINDRLLGWSSGVRFNYSNTLGEAPLTVDFEGITAKTVNDWNWTFGDGQSSTEQSPSHMYNNPGQYDVRLTIDAVEGTYEAIRRELVWAHKDTLKVATVSTVPGTSQRIDIYAHNYLPVQELLLPVSWDGPATVTFDSVSTAGLRTAYMAVQDYAHYDDYSKRITYRLAISPSGMQSPLAAGTGPVLSVYLTAAPGTVVDNPVSLISYSTAFQSYAPTFTVLPGNYGPTTVAGKLKACLAGDVNNDGIGPDVTDLSFLIGFLTGSVPQLPNPATANVNGTGPVDISDLSYFILFMVGGGAAPVCP
- a CDS encoding homocysteine S-methyltransferase family protein produces the protein MSRSSLDWLKRLNIQGPVLLDGGTGSLLWERKGKAGGNAGAPSSLFNLTDPGIVETVHREFVAASSQVLVTNSFGAVSRYLQQFGMAGRQEEINVAAVTLARRGASGALSEVLIAGSIGPLPPDLPDDEVRSLFSEQARTLIQAGVDLLLCETMMSGRQAAEAAKAVKRVMAELDRAMPLVVSMVPPPDRKPPDDWAAVSELLTAGEIDLFGLNCGEGPDAIWRVLDRLDKEKFGPYWIKASAGLPRVMDGKLVYPISPEQFAGEVAEIVKSFPVVAVGGCCGASPQHIHSLGAVLHRTTRVEV